A stretch of DNA from Vicinamibacterales bacterium:
CCTGGCCCCGCCTCGCGATCCTTGCGCTGTACGGGGCCGCCAGCTACGCCTTCTGCTCGCCACTCTTCGCCCAGCCCACCGCGCTCGGCGTCTTCGATTGGGATCAGCATCTCTTCTACTACGGCGCCGTGCTGAAGAACGTCGTCGAGTACGGCCAGATGCCGTTCTGGAATCCCTGGTATTGCGGCGGCAACGTGCTGTGGCAGAACCCGCAGATCGCGTTGCTCAGTCCGGTGTATCCGCTGACCGCCTTCATGCCGATGGCGCTGGCGATGAAGACCAACATCCTGCTGCATTACTGGCTGGGCTTCATCGGCATGCACCTGCTGCTGGCGCGCACCGTCGGCCTGCGATCGCGGCCCCTGGTGTTCTTCCTGGCCACCCTGTTCACCGCGTCGGGCGCACCGGCGATCCACCTGCTGGCTGGCCACAGCGTGTTTCTTCCGGCCTTCTACCTGCCGTTCGTGCTGTATTTCTTCCTCCAATCGCTGAAGACCGGACGGCCGCATGGCGCGCTGCTCGGCGGCGTGCCGATGGCGATGATGGTCTACAACGGCGGCACGCATGTCCTGCCGATGGCCGTGGCCGCGGTCGTGCTGCTCTCGGTGGTGTCGGCGGCCGTGCGCCGGCAATGGCGGCCGCTGCTTCTCGGAGCGGCCTGCTGCGTCGCCGGCCTCAGCTACTCCGCCCCCAAGCTGCTGCCCGTCGTGTCGTTCGTCACCAGCGAGCAGTTCTGGGACACGCGGCCGCCGATCGAACATCCCGATCGAATGACGCTTGAAATGGTCGAGCGCGCCTACCTGGACCCGAATCAGATGAAGGGCACCAGGATTCCTGGGCAACGCCACGGCTGGCACGAGTACGGCAACTACATCGGCGAATTCGCCGCGCTCCTGATGGTGGTCAGCCTGGCCTGGACATTCGGCGCGCGCGGCACTCCCGGCTACTGGCTGGGGCTTGGTTTCGCGGTCGCGACCGCGGCGTTCTTCGTGTGGTCACTCGGGGAATTCAGCCGCTTCGCGCCCGCATCCCTGGCCCACTACGTGCCGTTGTTCTCGAGCTTCCGCATTCCGAGCCGGTACGGCATCGCCTTCGTCTTGTGTGCGGCCCTGACGGTTGGCTGGGCCGCGCGCACGATGGGGATTGACGCGATCACGGGCCGGGCCCGCACGTTCCTCGCCCTGGCCTGCATCCTGGCGGCGATGCAACTCATCGCCAGGAATCGCGTGCTGTTCGAGAACGTGTTCTCCGAGGCGCCGCTGGCGGTTTCGTTCAAGCCGATGGGCGGCCCCACCGAGCTGCGCACGGACGCCGAGTCCAATGCGTATCGGGGCGGGTCGCCGATGTTCACGGCCCTGATGAACGACCGCTCGTTCTACCACTGCTACGAGTCATTGCAGTTGCAGCACACTGCCACCGCCGAGCACCCGCTGGTGTTCTCCGACGGCAAGGCGACGGTCATGGCGACGACGTTCTCGCCAAATCGCATTGAGTTCACGGTGGCCGGCGGCAGCGAGCCGGCACGCATCTCGCTGAACCAGAACTACGCCCAGGGCTGGAGCAGTAGTGCGGGCGACTTCACGCCGACCGCGGCGGCCATGCCGGGCGTGACGCTGACGCCGGGACAGAGCGGCCGGTTCGCGTTCGTCTTCGTGCCGCCGGGCCTGTGGGCGGGCGTCGGCATCCTCGCCGTCGCCCTGGCTCTCACGGCCTTCCTGCTGCGCGGGCCCTACGCGACGCGCGTGTAGTCCGGCCAGCCGGCGTCCTTGCCGGAGATCACTGCGGGCGCAAACGGCCAGGCGATCGCGAACGCCGGATCGTCCCACCGCACGCCCGATTCGGCCTTCGGCTCCCACGGCGTCGAGGCATGGTAGTACGCCTCCACGTCATCGGTCAGCGTCAGGTAACCGTGAGCGATGCCTTCGGGCATGTAGAGCATGCGATGGTTGTCGGCGCTCAGTTCCACCGCTTCCCACTGGCAATAGGCCGGGGACTCGGGGCGCAGGTCGACAATCACGTCGAGCAGGGCGCCGCGGGTGCAGCGGATGATCTTGGCCTGGGCGTGCGGCGCCTTCTGGAAATGCATGCCGCGCAGCGTCCCGCGCTTGTGGTTGAAGGCGAGGTTGCACTGCGCGAGCGCCGGCTCAATCCCGCGCTTGCGGAACTCGTCGGGCAGCCACGTCATCGCGAAGAACCCGCGGTCGTCGTGGATCGCCGTGATGTCGATGATCCAGGCGCCGGGGACGCGTGATTCGGTGAACTTCATTCACATTCCGGCGGCACTGAAGTGCCGCCCTCCTGGCCCTACAGGCGGAAGATCTTCGGTCCAGCCACGCCCTTGAGCGCGTTCCGTGTGTCCACCAGCAGTGGGAAGTTCTGGACCATCTTCGCGTAGTCGAACACCTTGTGGTCGGTGATGATCACGCCGCAGTCGACGCCGACGTGCGCGGTCGCCTCGTCCACGCTCTGGAGGTCGAGCGAGGCATGCTTGAAGGCCGGGACGTAGGGGTCGGTGTAGCTGACCGTGGCTCCCCGGTGCGCCAACAGCTCGAGCACCTCGAGCGCCGGCGACTCGCGCAGGTCGTTGACGTCGCGCTTGTAGGCGACGCCGATAATGTGCACGTGCGAGCCGTTGAGTGACTTCTTCGTCGAGTTCAGCGCGTCGATAATCCGTTGCACGACGAACTCGGGCATGGCGCCGTTGACGCTGCCGGCCAGCTCGATGAACCGCGCCTCGAAGTTGTACTGGCGCGCCTTCCACGACAGGTAGAACGGGTCGATCGGAATGCAGTGGCCGCCCAGGCCGGGACCGGGGTAGAACGGCATGAAGCCGAACGGCTTGGTCTTGGCCGCGTCAATTACTTCCCACACGTCCAGGCCCATGCGGTGGCACATCAGCGCCAGCTCGTTGACGAGGCCGATGTTGACGGCGCGGAAGGTGTTCTCGAGCAGCTTGACCATTTCGGCCACGCTCGGCGAACTCACCGGCACCACCTTGTCCATGACCTGCTCGTAGAACGCGACCGCGGCCCTGGTGCTGTCTTCGTTGATGCCGCCGACCACCTTCGGGATGTTCTTGGTCTGGTACTGCGGATTGCCCGGGTCAACGCGCTCGGGTGAGAACGCCAGGTAGAAGTCCACGCCGGGCTTGAAGCCCTTGGCCGCCAGCGACGGCTGCACCACTTCCACGGTGGTGCCGGGATAGGTCGTGGACTCGAGGATGATGAGCTGGCCCTTCTTGAGAATGGCGGCCACCGC
This window harbors:
- the rfbC gene encoding dTDP-4-dehydrorhamnose 3,5-epimerase yields the protein MKFTESRVPGAWIIDITAIHDDRGFFAMTWLPDEFRKRGIEPALAQCNLAFNHKRGTLRGMHFQKAPHAQAKIIRCTRGALLDVIVDLRPESPAYCQWEAVELSADNHRMLYMPEGIAHGYLTLTDDVEAYYHASTPWEPKAESGVRWDDPAFAIAWPFAPAVISGKDAGWPDYTRVA
- a CDS encoding nucleotide sugar dehydrogenase produces the protein MELLKKIESKQATLGVIGLGYVGLPLAVEFARAGFQVVGYDVDAHKVAELMAGRSYIPDVSSEHLAEVVKSGKFKATTDSKALAAADIIDICVPTPLRKTKDPDMTYVVQAVDAVAAILKKGQLIILESTTYPGTTVEVVQPSLAAKGFKPGVDFYLAFSPERVDPGNPQYQTKNIPKVVGGINEDSTRAAVAFYEQVMDKVVPVSSPSVAEMVKLLENTFRAVNIGLVNELALMCHRMGLDVWEVIDAAKTKPFGFMPFYPGPGLGGHCIPIDPFYLSWKARQYNFEARFIELAGSVNGAMPEFVVQRIIDALNSTKKSLNGSHVHIIGVAYKRDVNDLRESPALEVLELLAHRGATVSYTDPYVPAFKHASLDLQSVDEATAHVGVDCGVIITDHKVFDYAKMVQNFPLLVDTRNALKGVAGPKIFRL